In the Sphingomonas sp. LM7 genome, one interval contains:
- a CDS encoding flagellar motor switch protein FliG, protein MSLMAPIAEPVELKRYSGPQRAAALMLALGKQHGAPIWEQLTTDEIKELSSTIAGLGRIPSQVVEHLLVQFTGEIASMASMHGSYETTERLLAGILPNEKVKEIMEDIRGPSGRTMWDKLSNVSESVLAGALKHEYPQTVAVILSKLRPDHAARVIAELPREFSVDVVMRMLRMETVQKDVINQVEATLKSEFMTNLSRSQKRDPHEAMAELFNSLDRSTEEAMLTALDNKAPDSAERIRALMFTFEDLSNLLPAAISVIVRNADKREMALALKGAPDQLKQMFFGAMTERAAKLMREDMAAMGPIRARDCEEAQSALVRLAKSLADRGEILLVDPKSDDAMII, encoded by the coding sequence ATGAGCCTGATGGCGCCGATTGCCGAGCCGGTCGAACTCAAGCGCTACAGCGGTCCGCAGCGTGCAGCTGCGCTGATGCTGGCGCTGGGCAAGCAGCACGGCGCTCCGATCTGGGAGCAGCTGACCACCGACGAGATCAAGGAGCTTTCCTCGACGATCGCCGGTCTCGGCCGCATTCCGTCGCAGGTCGTCGAGCATCTGCTTGTCCAGTTCACCGGCGAGATCGCCAGCATGGCGTCGATGCACGGCAGCTACGAGACCACCGAGCGCCTGCTCGCCGGCATCCTGCCGAACGAGAAGGTGAAGGAGATCATGGAGGACATCCGTGGTCCTTCGGGCCGCACGATGTGGGACAAGCTGTCCAACGTTAGCGAGTCCGTCCTCGCCGGCGCGCTCAAGCACGAATATCCGCAGACCGTCGCGGTCATCCTGTCGAAGCTGCGCCCCGATCACGCCGCGCGCGTCATCGCCGAGCTGCCGCGCGAATTCTCGGTCGATGTCGTCATGCGCATGCTGCGCATGGAAACTGTCCAGAAGGACGTGATCAACCAGGTCGAAGCGACGCTCAAGAGCGAGTTCATGACCAATCTCTCGCGTTCGCAGAAGCGCGATCCGCACGAGGCGATGGCCGAGCTGTTCAACTCGCTCGACCGTTCGACCGAGGAAGCGATGCTCACCGCGCTCGACAACAAGGCGCCCGACAGCGCCGAGCGTATCCGCGCGCTGATGTTCACCTTCGAGGATCTGTCGAACCTGCTGCCGGCGGCCATTTCGGTCATCGTCCGCAACGCCGACAAACGCGAGATGGCGCTGGCGCTAAAGGGCGCCCCGGATCAGCTCAAGCAGATGTTCTTCGGTGCGATGACCGAGCGCGCAGCCAAGCTGATGCGCGAGGACATGGCGGCAATGGGTCCGATCCGCGCACGCGATTGCGAAGAGGCCCAGTCGGCACTCGTCCGCCTCGCCAAGAGCCTTGCCGATCGCGGCGAGATCCTGCTTGTCGATCCCAAGTCCGACGATGCGATGATCATCTGA
- a CDS encoding FliH/SctL family protein: MTMAFQTVERFAFDRIFSTPASESATIPSGDMLLEISALRAELALLRSDIDAQVNLARAEAFEAGLAQARAERDVALLSAVDALHAGIEALDDRFEDVSKRVTGEAAEIALAAADMIAGRAIEAVPAETIDAAIGRALSQVARGTELEIRVHPDLIEAIEGRIADRQAKDRRKLNLTVIGDVTIAIGDALIGWEQGGLALDATARRQAVMEELETLLPSPAGAN; the protein is encoded by the coding sequence ATGACCATGGCCTTCCAGACCGTCGAGCGTTTCGCTTTCGACCGCATCTTCTCGACTCCGGCGAGCGAGAGCGCGACCATCCCGAGCGGCGACATGCTGCTCGAGATTTCCGCACTTCGCGCCGAACTCGCGCTGCTTCGCTCGGATATCGACGCACAGGTCAATCTCGCCCGCGCCGAAGCGTTCGAGGCCGGGCTCGCCCAGGCCCGCGCCGAGCGCGACGTCGCGCTGCTGAGCGCAGTCGATGCGCTGCACGCAGGAATCGAGGCGCTTGATGATCGCTTTGAAGACGTATCCAAGCGCGTGACCGGCGAAGCTGCCGAAATCGCCCTCGCCGCCGCCGACATGATCGCCGGCCGCGCGATCGAGGCAGTGCCCGCCGAGACAATCGACGCGGCAATCGGCCGCGCGCTTAGCCAGGTCGCCCGCGGCACCGAGCTCGAAATCCGCGTTCATCCCGATCTGATCGAGGCGATCGAAGGCCGTATCGCCGATCGTCAGGCAAAGGACCGCCGCAAGCTCAACCTCACCGTGATCGGCGACGTGACGATTGCGATCGGCGACGCGCTGATCGGCTGGGAACAAGGCGGCCTCGCCCTCGACGCCACCGCCCGACGCCAGGCAGTGATGGAAGAGCTCGAAACCCTGTTGCCGAGCCCCGCTGGCGCGAACTGA
- the fliF gene encoding flagellar basal-body MS-ring/collar protein FliF: MEAIKKFAGQLGPKRLMLMGGVAFALLAALAFVATRGSDPQMGFLYTDLDPAAAATITEKLKAQNVEYKLSADGSSVMAPQDKLAELRMSLAGEKLGGKIGYEVLDEEQPFGVSASRAKMNETRAVEGELSKSIQTIQNVSAARVHIVMPERAMFAAESRKATAAVTVKTKGRLSSEMIASIRYLVSSSVPELSPESVSVVDQTGALLARAGEAGSAGGADADERQQAVEAKLREEVESLLEPIVGQGKVRAEVSAQIDRDQTREESNVFDPDKQVISRQVSVENGEQNSEQDSGPQTATVANQMPDAQAQAPGAPGAGKQSRSNQNSEDTTYDNSSTKTVTLRGPGKVTRLTVAVMVDGGEKGLPQPQMQRLQRLVENAVGLDAERGDSVVVESMRFANDDSLADKESGIFSTLPMDRIWGLLQIVIIGVVGLIALRMIKPKIAPQSEMPALPGPAGEIPITGQSPEMLALAERAADGDEEAMKQLESMNADQPLLDQEIALAQVDGRIKLSALKRIGDAIHASPPEAASVIRQWMNT; this comes from the coding sequence TTGGAAGCGATCAAGAAATTTGCCGGGCAGCTTGGCCCAAAGCGGCTGATGCTGATGGGCGGAGTGGCGTTCGCGCTTCTCGCCGCGCTCGCGTTCGTCGCGACGCGCGGTTCCGATCCGCAGATGGGGTTCCTCTATACGGATCTCGATCCGGCGGCCGCGGCGACGATCACCGAGAAGCTCAAGGCGCAGAACGTCGAGTATAAGCTCTCGGCCGACGGCAGCTCGGTGATGGCCCCGCAGGACAAGCTGGCCGAGCTCCGCATGAGCCTCGCCGGCGAGAAACTCGGCGGCAAGATCGGCTATGAAGTGCTCGACGAGGAGCAGCCCTTCGGCGTCTCCGCCAGCCGCGCCAAGATGAACGAGACACGCGCCGTCGAAGGCGAGCTCTCCAAGTCGATCCAGACCATTCAGAACGTCAGCGCCGCACGCGTCCATATCGTGATGCCCGAACGCGCGATGTTCGCCGCCGAGAGCCGCAAGGCCACCGCCGCGGTGACCGTCAAGACCAAGGGGCGCCTCTCGTCCGAGATGATCGCCTCGATCCGCTACCTCGTCTCCTCCTCGGTTCCGGAGCTCTCGCCTGAATCCGTCTCAGTCGTCGACCAGACCGGCGCCCTGCTCGCCCGTGCCGGCGAAGCCGGTTCGGCCGGCGGCGCCGACGCCGATGAACGCCAGCAGGCCGTTGAGGCAAAGCTGCGCGAGGAAGTCGAATCGCTGCTCGAGCCGATCGTCGGCCAAGGCAAGGTCCGCGCCGAGGTTTCCGCGCAGATCGACCGCGACCAGACCCGCGAGGAATCGAACGTGTTCGATCCCGACAAGCAGGTCATCTCGCGCCAGGTCAGCGTCGAGAATGGCGAGCAGAACAGCGAGCAGGACTCCGGTCCGCAGACCGCGACCGTCGCCAACCAGATGCCCGATGCGCAGGCACAGGCCCCGGGCGCCCCGGGCGCCGGCAAGCAGTCGCGCAGCAACCAGAATTCCGAAGACACCACCTACGACAACAGCTCGACCAAGACGGTCACGCTGCGCGGTCCCGGCAAGGTCACCCGCCTCACCGTCGCGGTGATGGTCGATGGCGGCGAAAAGGGCCTGCCCCAGCCGCAGATGCAGCGCCTCCAGCGCCTAGTCGAGAACGCCGTCGGCCTCGATGCCGAGCGTGGCGACAGCGTTGTGGTCGAGAGCATGCGCTTCGCCAACGACGACAGCCTGGCGGACAAGGAATCGGGCATCTTTTCGACGCTGCCGATGGACCGGATCTGGGGCTTGCTGCAGATCGTCATCATCGGCGTGGTCGGCCTGATCGCCCTGCGCATGATCAAGCCCAAGATCGCGCCGCAGTCCGAAATGCCCGCACTCCCAGGCCCGGCCGGCGAAATCCCGATCACCGGCCAGTCGCCCGAGATGCTCGCCCTCGCCGAACGCGCCGCCGACGGCGACGAAGAAGCGATGAAGCAGCTCGAATCGATGAACGCCGACCAGCCTCTGCTCGATCAGGAGATCGCGCTCGCCCAGGTCGACGGCCGCATCAAGCTCTCCGCCCTCAAGCGCATTGGCGATGCGATCCATGCGAGCCCGCCCGAAGCGGCCTCCGTGATCCGCCAATGGATGAACACGTAA
- the fliN gene encoding flagellar motor switch protein FliN, which produces MNIEPHDIIPADANDASGPVFEDFEPFPGTEQAPIGSEGLEAVHDVPVKVQAVLGRARMPVGELLHLTSGTVVELDRRVGEPVDIFVNDRLIARGEVVLIDNALGVTLTEIVRQDR; this is translated from the coding sequence ATGAACATCGAACCCCACGACATCATCCCCGCCGACGCCAACGACGCAAGCGGCCCCGTGTTCGAAGACTTCGAACCCTTCCCCGGCACCGAGCAGGCGCCGATTGGCTCGGAAGGCCTCGAGGCCGTCCACGACGTGCCGGTCAAGGTCCAGGCAGTTCTCGGCCGGGCGCGCATGCCCGTCGGTGAGTTGCTCCATCTGACCTCGGGCACGGTGGTCGAGCTCGACCGCCGCGTCGGCGAGCCGGTCGACATCTTCGTCAACGATCGCCTGATCGCCCGCGGCGAAGTCGTGCTGATCGATAACGCACTGGGCGTGACCCTCACCGAAATCGTTCGTCAGGACCGTTGA
- a CDS encoding sigma-54 dependent transcriptional regulator, whose protein sequence is MPNTIRMILVGAPGGEFRRAAELARDAGAAVSMADTPEQALDLLREGGGDMVMIDVDADIAGFMASLRAERFTIPVLACGIQASAERAVAAIRAGARDYVPLPPQRELIAAAIASVIEHKAPVRIGDHPALARALSLATAVAPTAAPVLVTGETGSGKEVMARAIHEASGRANPLHVVECAGVGADVLESELFGHEAGAFPGAVARRIGRLEKAGQGTIFLREVGKLAPATQARLFEALQQQRFYRIGGEEIVPFHARLIASTSMDLEAAVNAGSFRADLLIRLGLVRVEVPPLRARGGDLAQLAQHFAAQLAISDGVPARPFSEAALVLVSRYAWPGNIRELEDCIHRAVLLAQGPAIEPDDLVRSDGTRLLDLELAEPGGLQIESLVGRTVEEVERELILQTLTRCHGNRTSASSILGISVRTMRNKLRTFIEAGIAVAPAP, encoded by the coding sequence ATGCCGAATACCATCCGAATGATCCTGGTCGGTGCGCCTGGCGGCGAATTCCGCCGCGCGGCCGAACTGGCCCGCGACGCCGGCGCCGCCGTGTCGATGGCCGACACGCCGGAACAGGCGCTCGATCTGCTCCGCGAAGGCGGCGGCGACATGGTGATGATCGATGTCGACGCCGACATCGCCGGCTTCATGGCCAGCCTGCGCGCCGAACGCTTCACCATTCCCGTGCTCGCCTGCGGCATCCAGGCTTCGGCCGAGCGCGCCGTCGCTGCGATCCGTGCCGGCGCCCGTGACTATGTTCCCCTACCCCCGCAGCGCGAGCTGATCGCCGCGGCGATCGCGTCGGTGATCGAGCACAAGGCACCGGTTCGCATTGGCGACCATCCGGCCCTCGCCCGCGCGCTGTCGCTGGCGACCGCCGTCGCGCCGACCGCTGCGCCCGTCCTCGTCACCGGCGAGACCGGCAGCGGCAAGGAAGTCATGGCCCGCGCGATCCACGAGGCCTCGGGCCGCGCGAATCCGCTCCACGTCGTCGAATGCGCCGGCGTCGGCGCAGACGTGCTCGAATCCGAGCTGTTCGGACACGAAGCCGGCGCGTTCCCCGGCGCCGTCGCCCGCCGCATCGGCCGGCTCGAAAAGGCCGGACAAGGCACGATCTTCCTGCGCGAAGTCGGCAAGCTCGCGCCTGCCACCCAGGCGCGGCTGTTCGAAGCCCTTCAGCAGCAGCGCTTCTACCGTATCGGTGGCGAAGAAATCGTGCCGTTCCACGCGCGGCTGATCGCATCGACCAGCATGGACCTCGAAGCTGCAGTCAACGCCGGAAGCTTTCGCGCCGACCTGCTCATCCGCCTCGGCCTCGTCCGCGTCGAAGTGCCGCCGCTCCGCGCGCGCGGGGGTGACCTGGCGCAGCTCGCCCAGCATTTCGCTGCGCAGCTAGCCATCTCCGATGGCGTTCCCGCGCGCCCGTTCAGCGAAGCCGCGCTGGTGCTGGTCTCGCGCTATGCATGGCCGGGCAATATCCGCGAGCTGGAGGATTGCATCCACCGCGCGGTTCTGCTCGCGCAGGGCCCGGCGATCGAGCCGGACGACCTCGTCCGCTCGGACGGCACGCGCCTGCTCGATCTCGAGCTCGCCGAGCCCGGCGGCCTGCAGATCGAGAGTCTGGTCGGCCGCACCGTCGAGGAAGTCGAGCGCGAGCTGATCCTCCAGACGCTGACGCGCTGCCACGGCAACCGCACCTCGGCGTCGAGCATCCTCGGCATCTCGGTCCGGACGATGCGCAACAAGCTGCGCACCTTCATCGAAGCCGGCATCGCGGTCGCCCCCGCGCCGTAG
- the flhA gene encoding flagellar biosynthesis protein FlhA produces MPPAVMNILNRIGMSRDLALAGAVVAIIGMLILPMPGWLLDLGLALSITIAVMILMTSLFIEKPLELSAFPTILLIATMFRLGLNLASTRLILTHGHEGHGAAGGVIGAFGEFLMGGEVIIGLTIFMILIVINFVVITKGAGRIAEVAARFSLDSMPGKQMAIDADLSAGMIDENQAKERRAEVEAESGFYGAMDGASKFVKGDAVAALLITAVNIVVGLTIGVVSHGVPVGEAFHTYTVLTVGEGLVSQIPALIISIAAGLLVSKGGIKGKTGSTLGDQLGRYPKAFGMVSFLMGALALMPGLPFIPFAMFSGAAGYAAWKMSKNAQARAALELAVEAQQQAQAAVVEQPISQTLALDAVRIEIGYALLPMINDEQREPRLDDQVRALRRQMATDFGFVLPSVRIIDNMGLKPNEYVITIKETEAARGEIKLEKLLLINPGGGPVGLPGENTKEPVFGLPALWIDRELRDEAGFRGLTVVDCGTIITTHLTELVKDNIADLLSYTETQKLLTEVHKDSEKLVADIVPSKVSISSVQRILQNLLSEGISIRDIPTILEGIAEAAPLTANLTQITEHVRGRLARQISASQVRGEAIPVVTLSAEWDQAFAESILGQGDDRQLAMAPSSLQKFILSVRETYDRLAQDGEIPCLLCSPSIRPFVRSIIERVRPATVVLSQNEIHARARIRALGTIG; encoded by the coding sequence ATGCCCCCCGCTGTCATGAACATCTTGAACCGCATCGGCATGAGCCGCGATCTCGCGCTCGCGGGCGCCGTCGTCGCGATCATCGGCATGCTGATCCTGCCGATGCCGGGCTGGCTGCTCGATCTCGGCCTCGCGCTGTCGATCACGATCGCCGTGATGATCCTGATGACCTCGCTGTTCATCGAGAAGCCGCTCGAACTCAGCGCCTTCCCGACGATCCTGCTGATCGCAACGATGTTCCGGCTCGGCCTCAACCTCGCCTCGACCCGGCTGATTCTCACCCACGGCCATGAAGGCCACGGCGCCGCCGGCGGCGTCATCGGCGCGTTCGGCGAGTTCCTGATGGGTGGCGAGGTCATCATCGGCCTCACCATCTTCATGATCCTCATCGTCATCAACTTCGTGGTGATCACCAAGGGCGCCGGCCGCATTGCCGAAGTCGCCGCGCGCTTCAGCCTCGATTCGATGCCCGGCAAGCAGATGGCGATCGACGCCGATCTCTCCGCAGGCATGATCGACGAGAACCAGGCCAAGGAGCGCCGCGCCGAAGTGGAAGCCGAAAGCGGCTTCTACGGCGCGATGGACGGTGCCTCGAAGTTCGTGAAGGGCGACGCGGTCGCCGCGCTGCTAATTACTGCAGTCAACATCGTCGTCGGCCTGACAATAGGCGTCGTCTCGCACGGCGTGCCGGTCGGCGAGGCGTTCCACACCTATACCGTGCTCACCGTCGGCGAAGGTCTGGTCAGCCAGATCCCCGCGCTGATCATCTCGATCGCCGCGGGCCTGCTCGTCTCGAAGGGCGGCATCAAGGGCAAGACCGGTAGCACGCTGGGCGATCAGCTCGGCCGCTACCCCAAGGCGTTCGGCATGGTGTCGTTCCTGATGGGCGCGCTGGCACTGATGCCGGGCCTGCCCTTCATCCCGTTCGCGATGTTCTCGGGCGCCGCCGGCTATGCCGCGTGGAAGATGAGCAAGAATGCCCAGGCCCGGGCCGCGCTGGAACTCGCCGTCGAGGCACAGCAGCAGGCACAGGCCGCCGTGGTCGAGCAGCCCATCTCGCAGACGCTTGCGCTCGACGCCGTCCGTATCGAGATCGGCTATGCCCTCCTGCCGATGATCAACGACGAGCAGCGCGAGCCGCGCCTCGACGATCAGGTCCGCGCGCTGCGCCGCCAGATGGCGACCGATTTCGGCTTCGTCCTCCCCTCGGTCCGCATCATCGACAATATGGGCCTCAAGCCCAACGAATACGTCATCACGATCAAGGAGACCGAAGCGGCGCGCGGCGAGATCAAGCTCGAAAAGCTGCTGCTGATCAATCCGGGCGGTGGCCCCGTCGGCCTGCCGGGCGAGAACACCAAGGAGCCGGTGTTCGGCCTCCCCGCGCTGTGGATCGATCGCGAGCTGCGCGACGAAGCCGGCTTCCGCGGGCTGACCGTCGTCGATTGCGGCACCATCATCACCACGCATTTGACCGAGCTGGTCAAGGACAACATCGCCGACCTGCTCTCGTACACCGAGACGCAGAAGCTGCTGACCGAGGTCCACAAGGACTCCGAGAAGCTCGTCGCCGATATCGTCCCGAGCAAGGTTTCGATCTCGAGCGTCCAGCGCATCCTGCAGAACCTGCTGTCGGAAGGCATCTCGATCCGCGACATCCCGACGATCCTCGAAGGCATCGCCGAGGCCGCGCCACTGACTGCCAATCTCACGCAGATCACCGAGCATGTCCGTGGCCGCCTCGCCCGCCAGATCAGCGCCTCGCAGGTGCGTGGCGAAGCGATCCCGGTGGTCACGCTGTCGGCCGAATGGGACCAGGCTTTCGCGGAGTCGATCCTCGGCCAGGGCGATGATCGCCAACTGGCCATGGCCCCGTCTTCGCTGCAGAAGTTCATCCTGTCGGTACGCGAAACCTATGACCGGCTGGCGCAGGACGGCGAGATCCCCTGCCTGCTGTGCAGCCCGTCGATCCGCCCGTTCGTCCGCTCGATCATCGAGCGCGTCCGCCCCGCGACGGTGGTGCTCTCGCAGAACGAAATCCACGCCCGCGCCCGCATTCGTGCACTCGGCACGATCGGCTGA
- a CDS encoding flagellar hook-length control protein FliK, whose protein sequence is MQINPFGFPLGAGTQPAPGFGAAELGFAEALGVAIEGGAQPVRLVASPTPPQTLNPKLQALLAQTQLAAQPAPEIATLPGFQQTTSLSQLMATAAKLPTADAMPVAEPILPAGQPATTPVVGTTALAVAAQPDGKAVPTTIPAEPRATSSQPATPAPQPATVAAQAVPEPEPEPQPETTQSVEGVPAKPQKGPRAGAAACDADPIPTADAKTAVPIDMLATVVVPQQVIQPQVTPRDVATPQTGNAATGIKKVTLAAAPTDAGAQAISTGNVDFARAIAARGESTGSEANADGQAQPDAGITIAAKADSVAPQFPQPTHAVAAADPARTATAAAPAPTAEPMIEARANHLGHSLGVEIARKVELGEETLRIRLNPIELGRIEVTLAFDDKGSLQATVRTESAQAMDLLRQDMPDLARTLDQAGVRTDAQSFRFENRSGDGGGQQGQQPSQNRGQFASSDDDAAIAEPIYRPIRSDGQVDLLA, encoded by the coding sequence ATGCAGATCAACCCCTTCGGCTTTCCGCTAGGCGCGGGCACGCAGCCCGCACCGGGATTCGGTGCCGCCGAGCTCGGCTTTGCCGAGGCGCTTGGCGTCGCCATCGAAGGCGGGGCGCAACCGGTGCGCCTCGTGGCATCGCCCACGCCGCCCCAGACGCTCAATCCCAAGCTGCAGGCATTGCTCGCGCAGACTCAGCTCGCCGCGCAACCCGCGCCGGAGATCGCCACGCTGCCGGGCTTCCAGCAGACGACTTCGCTCTCGCAGTTGATGGCCACTGCCGCCAAGTTGCCGACTGCCGACGCCATGCCGGTGGCCGAACCCATTCTGCCTGCCGGGCAGCCTGCAACGACGCCAGTCGTGGGCACCACCGCGCTGGCCGTAGCCGCACAGCCGGACGGCAAGGCCGTGCCGACGACGATTCCGGCCGAGCCCCGTGCGACTTCTTCGCAGCCCGCTACCCCTGCCCCGCAGCCGGCGACGGTTGCCGCGCAGGCCGTGCCCGAACCCGAACCCGAACCCCAGCCGGAAACGACGCAGTCTGTCGAGGGTGTCCCGGCAAAACCGCAAAAGGGCCCGCGCGCCGGCGCCGCAGCATGCGATGCGGACCCGATCCCGACGGCCGACGCCAAGACGGCCGTGCCGATCGACATGCTCGCTACTGTCGTAGTCCCGCAGCAAGTCATCCAGCCGCAGGTTACACCGCGCGACGTTGCAACGCCACAGACCGGCAATGCTGCAACGGGCATCAAGAAGGTCACCCTGGCCGCTGCACCAACGGATGCCGGCGCCCAGGCCATCAGCACCGGCAACGTCGACTTCGCGCGCGCTATCGCTGCCCGTGGCGAATCCACCGGTTCGGAAGCGAATGCAGATGGCCAGGCGCAGCCCGACGCCGGGATCACGATCGCCGCCAAGGCCGATTCCGTCGCGCCGCAATTCCCGCAGCCGACGCATGCAGTCGCTGCGGCCGATCCCGCCCGCACTGCCACCGCAGCCGCGCCCGCTCCGACTGCCGAGCCGATGATCGAAGCCCGCGCCAACCATCTGGGCCATTCGCTGGGCGTCGAGATCGCGCGCAAGGTCGAGCTCGGCGAAGAAACGCTGCGCATTCGCCTCAATCCGATCGAACTCGGTCGTATCGAAGTGACGCTCGCCTTTGACGACAAGGGCAGCCTGCAGGCCACAGTGCGCACCGAGAGCGCGCAGGCGATGGACCTGCTCCGCCAGGACATGCCCGACCTCGCCCGCACGCTCGACCAGGCCGGCGTCCGCACCGACGCGCAGAGCTTCCGCTTCGAGAACCGCAGCGGCGACGGCGGCGGCCAGCAGGGCCAGCAACCTTCCCAGAATCGCGGCCAGTTCGCCTCGTCCGACGACGACGCAGCCATCGCCGAACCCATTTACCGCCCGATCCGCAGCGACGGGCAAGTCGACCTTCTCGCCTGA
- a CDS encoding flagellar hook assembly protein FlgD, with protein MTTVNSTTSAAVTDAKTAAASSKINADFDMFLKLLTTQMQNQDPLDPMDTAQYTQQLVQYSQVEQSIEQTKTLKEMLSAFGTQNLMQASALVGAQVETNSAVSGLSAATPAQWTWSSTRDVTSMTATIKDEKGKIIDTLPITATGAAGAFTWDGTTSSGKKVDPGLYKLELEGKDASGTKVAATAHAFGKVNDVELDNGSVKLTINGLSVSTADLLRVG; from the coding sequence ATGACCACCGTCAATTCCACCACGTCGGCAGCCGTGACCGACGCGAAGACCGCCGCCGCTTCGTCGAAGATCAACGCCGATTTCGACATGTTCCTGAAGCTGCTGACCACGCAGATGCAGAACCAGGATCCGCTCGATCCGATGGACACTGCGCAGTACACCCAGCAGCTGGTGCAGTATTCGCAGGTCGAGCAGTCGATCGAGCAGACCAAGACGCTCAAGGAAATGCTCTCCGCGTTCGGCACGCAGAACCTGATGCAGGCTTCGGCGCTGGTCGGCGCGCAGGTCGAGACCAACTCGGCAGTGTCGGGCCTCAGCGCCGCCACCCCGGCGCAGTGGACCTGGTCGTCGACGCGCGACGTCACCTCCATGACTGCCACGATCAAGGACGAGAAGGGCAAGATCATCGACACGTTGCCGATCACCGCCACCGGTGCCGCCGGCGCCTTCACCTGGGACGGCACAACCAGCTCGGGCAAGAAGGTCGATCCGGGTCTCTACAAGCTCGAGCTTGAGGGCAAGGACGCATCGGGGACCAAGGTCGCCGCGACTGCGCACGCCTTCGGCAAGGTCAACGATGTCGAGCTGGACAATGGCTCGGTCAAGCTGACCATCAACGGTCTCAGCGTCTCGACCGCCGATCTGCTCCGCGTCGGCTGA
- a CDS encoding cytochrome b6-f complex subunit PetN, translating into MTSLALVVWGREGRRPSKGRRDERVVEGIGTPTRLSTFIIGCERAEGCLTGPKMHAKYLCSMHNLPR; encoded by the coding sequence ATGACCAGCCTGGCTCTTGTCGTTTGGGGCCGCGAGGGAAGGCGGCCGTCAAAGGGGAGAAGAGACGAGCGGGTCGTAGAGGGGATCGGAACGCCCACCCGTCTCTCTACATTTATTATAGGCTGCGAACGAGCCGAGGGATGCCTTACAGGGCCAAAAATGCACGCTAAGTATTTGTGCAGTATGCATAATTTGCCTAGGTAA